The Fervidobacterium pennivorans DNA segment AACTAAGAGGTCCTTGAGAACTTTCTTAGATGAGATAAAATGGATAGGTCCTAAAAGAAAAAGAATATTACTTGAGCGTTACTCCTCGGTTGAAGAATTGAAAAAAGCGTCAAGGGAAGAAATTGAACGATTAATAGGGAAAAAGGCTACAGAAAGTTTATTAAACGAACTATCTTACCTGAAAGACATTTAAATTCTTGTTAAGTAAGTTGATAAAAAGTTCACGGGTGTTATAATTTAAGCATGGGAAGAGTCAAAATTTTTCTGTGAGTTAATAAAGGAAAATCGGCATGTCAATATATTTCTCCAGGAGGTGGATGTAGTTGACAACGTTTATTATCAGAAGGTTACTCCTGTTACCACTCATCGTGTTGGGTGTGTCGCTGATTATCTTCTCGCTCTTCCAGATACTGGGTCCAGATAAGCTTCTTGCTTCATACGTTAACCCAAACGTATTTGATAAGTTGACCCCAGCTGAGCTGGATGCTTTGAAGGAGAAGTACGGTTTGAACAAACCTTTTGTTGAAAGGTACGGTAAATGGTTATTTAATGCACTCAAAGGTGACCTTGGTTGGTCACAGGTTGGAAAAGAACCTGTTTTGAAAGCGATTTGGAGTAGGTTCCCGTACACACTTGAACTTGCTCTGTATGCATTATTCCCAGTTGTTGGCGTAGGTATTTGGCTTGGTGTTACTGCAGCAGTTAAACGCGATAAGTTCTTAGACCACTTCATTAGGATTATCGCAATCATTGGATGGTCTTTCCCGGACTTTGTTTTTGGATTGCTCGTGCTTATGGTCTTTTATTCAGTGCTTGGTTGGTTCCCTCCGGGAAACCTTTCACAATGGGCTGAAGAAATTGTCAAGTCACCCCAGTACTTAAAGGTCACACACCTTCTTACAATTGATGCTCTTATTAACGGAAGACTTGATATTTTCTGGGATGCACTCAGGCACATAATAGGACCAGTCATAACTCTTTCATTCCTTTGGTGGGCGTATTTGTTAAGAATTACAAGGTCAAGTATGCTTGAAGTTCTTTCTAAAGAATATGTGAGGACTGCAAGAGCAAAAGGAGTTCCTGAAAAAGATGTTATACATAAGCACGCAAAGAGAAATGCTATGATTCCGGTTGTAACAGTTGCAGGTGCCATGGTAATAGGCTTGCTCTCGGGTACGGTTATAATCGAGGTTATATTTAACAGAACAGGTATAGGAAGATTAGCTGCTGAAGCTTCTGTTCAACTTGATTACGCTACAGTGTTAGGAACTACTCTGTTCTATTCGATAATCTTAGTGCTCGGTAACCTCATCATTGATATACTATACGCAGTATTCGACCCACGTGTCAGACTTGGTTAAGGAGGTGCCAGAAGATGAGTGAAGGTGTAACAACAACAAAAATGAACACGGAATTCAGACGAGTTTTGAGAAAGATATTTAGAAATCCTTCTGCTATTCTTGGTTTTTCGCTTCTTATATTTTTCATCCTCGTGGCTATATTCGCACCAGTCATCGCAAAACCATTGAATCCGATGATGCTCGATGAGGAAGGTAAACCAATGAAGTTAGATAATCCCTACATAATGCCAATTATTACTTGGAGTTCAGAACCTGTTCCTCCATCACGTGAACATCCGTTTGGTATGATACAGGGAAGAGACATATTTTACGGAGTTGTGTGGGGCACAAGGACTGCGTTTTATATAGGGTTGACCGTTACTATACTTTCTACGATTTTCGGTATTATAATTGGTTCAATTGCTGGTTACTATGGTGGATGGATTGATGAAATACTTATGAGAATCACAGATACCTTTATGTCCATCCCGTTCCTTTTGGCTGCAATGGTTTTAACCACAATCTTAGGTAACGGTCTTGACAAGGTTATGATTGCAATGACTGTCTTTGGTTGGATGGGTGCTGCAAGGCTTATCAGGGCTAATATTCTTCAAGTCAAAGAAGAGCAATTCGTTTTAGCTGCCAAGGCACTTGGAGTTAAGGACTTCTTCATTATAATAAGACATATCCTGCCAAACACTATATTCCCAGTTCTTATTCAAGCATCGATGCGTATGGGGTCTCTTGTCATCACTGCAGCAGGTCTTTCGTTCTTGGGACTTGGTGCGCCTCTGGGATATGCCGACTGGGGTTCAATGCTCAATTTCACAAGGAACTGGATACTTGGGACAAGTGGTTCAGCATTTACGTATTGGTATGCGGTCTTTTATCCAGGTATGGCTATGGTTTTGTTTGTGCTTGCCTGGAACCTCGTCGGTGATGCTTTGAGAGACGTATTTGACCCAAGACTGAAATAACGGTTGAAATGGCTGGAGGTGAATAAATTGGAAAAAAAGCAACCACTTTTGAGTGTAAGAAATTTAAGGACGTATTTCTATACAGAAGACGGAGTCGTCAAAGCAGTTGATGGTGTTGACTTTGACGTTTACGAGGGTGAAACTCTTGGAATCGTTGGTGAATCTGGAAGTGGTAAGAGTGTTACCTCCCTTGCCATAATGAGACTACTCGACCCAAAGGGACGAATAGAAGAAGGCAGCCAGATAATATTTAACGGTAAGAACTTATTAGAACTCAGCGAAGATGAAATGAGAAAAATCAGAGGTAACGATATTGCTATGATATTCCAAGAACCAATGGTAGCATTGAACCCAGTGTTTACAATAGGCGAACAGATTATGGAAGCTATTTTACTTCACCAGGATGTTGATAAGAAAACAGCAAGACAGATGGCAATAGAAATGCTAAGAAAAGTTGGAATTCCCGAACCGGAAAAACGAGTGGATGAATATCCGCATGAATTATCAGGTGGTATGAGGCAGAGGGCAATGATTGCCATGGCTCTTTCTTGTAGGCCAAAGCTCTTGATAGCGGACGAACCAACAACAGCTTTAGACGTTACCATCCAAGCTCAAATACTTGAGCTTATGAAAGAACTTCAAGAAGAATATGGCATGGCAATTATACTCATTACTCACGATGTCGGTGTGATTGCTGAAAATGCTGACAGAGTTGTCGTTATGTACGGTGGAAAAGTCATGGAAACCACCGATGTGAAGACGCTCTTTAAGAAACCCAAGCATCCATACACATGGGGACTTTTGAATTCCATTCCGAGGCTCGATGTTGAGCAGGAAAGACTTTACAGTATACCAGGAATGGTTCCAGACCCATTGCACTTCCCACCGGGTTGCCGATTCAGCAACAGGTGTGACTTTAAGGAAGAAAGATGTACAATTGAAATGCCAGAGCTTGTAGAGGTTGAACCAGGGCATTATTCAAGGTGTTTCTTCTACCATAAGTTAGAAGAAGCACAGAAGATACTTAAGGCTGGTGAAGGCGCATGATGGAAAACAGACAGGCTGTCACTCAAACGAACAATAGTCCTGCTAAATCTGAGCGAGAAGTTCTCCTGCGTATAGACAACCTTGTCAAACACTTCCCAATTCGAGCAGGGGTTTTCAAACGCATCGTAGCGTGGGTCAAGGCCGTAGATGGAGTGAGCTTTGAAGTATACAAGGGTGAAACTGTCGGTCTTGTTGGTGAATCCGGATGTGGAAAAACCACCGTTGGTATGACGCTTTTGAGACTATATGAGCCAACGTCAGGAAGAATAATTGTAGAAGGCGAAGATACTACGCATTACTTCCTTCCAGCATGGAAGGCTAAGAAATACGTTAGGAAGACGTATATAGAAAGATTCAAAGAATCTGGCTTTGTCCCAAAGGACGACATTGATAAAAAATACTACGACATATTCACAAAGAAAGGTGAACAAGGTCTTATCGAATACTTAACTGGAGACTTGCAAGCCAAGCGATTAGCCTTTAGACGAGAGATTCAAATAGTTTTCCAGGACCCGTACAGCTCCTTGAACCCAAGGATGAGGATTAAGAATATACTTGCAGAAGGTCCTCTCGCTCACAAGATGATTACGAAAGAACAGGTAATTGATACCGTCGGAAAGGCTCTACAAGAAGTTGGAATACATCCAACTCACATGTACAGATTCCCACACGAATTTTCCGGTGGGCAAAGGCAGAGAATAGGTATCGCAAGAGCACTTTTGATGAACCCGAAGCTCATAATTGCAGATGAAGCAGTCGCGGCTCTTGATGTTTCTATCAGGTCGCAGGTTATAAACCTCATGATGGACCTGCAAAAAGAACATGATCTGACATACTTATTCATTTCACACGATTTGTCACTTATTAAATACATTTCAAGTAGGGTTGTTGTTATGTATTTAGGTAAAGTTGTTGAAACTGCTCCAAAAAAAGAGTTATTTGATGAGCCACTGCATCCTTACACAAAAGCATTAATGAGTGCGATTCCAGTACCAAATCCAGAGTACAAAAAGCAAAGGATAATTCTCCAAGGTGATGTTCCAAGCCCGGTAAATCCACCAAGTGGTTGTCCGTTCCACCCGAGATGTCCAGTAGCAAAACCAATTTGTTCAAAGGAAAAACCAGAACTAAGAGAGGTTAAGCCTGAACACTTCGTTGCGTGTCACTTCCCTGGAAGCCTATAATAATTAAAAAACCGACCGTCTTTATTTGACGGTCGGTTTTTTTACTTGTTATATTATTTTCCGTTTAAGCATATATATCCTTTCTTTCATAATATAGAACCGAGAAAATAGTGCACGCAAGGTATAAAAGAATAATGAAGACAAAAGCTTTATAGTTGAACGAATTAGTCTTAATTATATCTGCAGGGTCAAATATGCCAAACGGGGTTAGTTTCTTAATATATGAATATTTCTCATACACTCTTGCTATTAATCCAAGAATATAGAAAAAACCAAGTAAGAAGAGTGTTACTGTATCAGCCGTATTCCTTTTTCTGAAAATAGTTGATGTGATTATTCCAATTAAAGCCGTAAATACATGTACAGCAACAAAAGAAAGAACGATATACCAAAATTGCACGATATCAAACGGCTTGATTTTGTATTTGTCAAACATATACAAAAGCGAAAGTGCAATTACTCCATCATAAATAACAAGGTTAATACTCACAAGGAGAATCTTCTCAAAGACATATCTTCTCCTCGAAATTGGTTTACTTAACACAAAATCTACAGTTCTTTCGTTTTCTTCTTTCACGATAATTGAAGAAGATAAACGCATAACATAGAACGTTGCAAACAAGAATATCCAAATCTGTCCTTGCATGGCAAAGAAGTGGAGGATATTGCTGAAATCAATTTCCTGAATACCAAATATCTTTAAAAACCCCTTAGGAAGTAGCTGAATTTTTGTACTAAATAATTCCCCAGCAAAACTTTGAAAGAGGGAAGAATACATGAATTGAATACCAACGATAAAAACGAGCCATATTATTAAGGGCCTCAGGTTCCTTCTGAACTCCCATCTAAAGACCTTCATCTATATCACCCCATCAAAAAGTATCATCAACTACTTTAATAGTTGGTTGATATAACTCTTCAAATATATCTTCAATTGATAAATCTTCTATCGTTATATCCTCGAAATTTATATTTTGAATGAATTTTTTGAATCTTTCCGTATTCCATTTCATATAAAGAATCAATCCATCGTCTATTTGGTGCAAATCTGTGATTTCTGGAAAGTCGTTTAAAAGCCATTTTATCACTTCAACAGCGTTATCGGCAACTTTGAGGATTATCTTTTTCATGTTAGGTTCAAACCTCTTTGGTTCCACAATATGTCCTTCTTTGATAAATATAACTCTATCACAAAGTCTTTGTACCTCGCTAAGAATATGGGAAGAAAGTAAAATACCAACGCCTTTGTCCCTTAACTCTTCCAAAGTAGTGTACAATAATCTTTGTACAAACGGATCGAGTCCGTTGGTCGGTTCATCCATTATTATCAACTTTGGTTTGTGAGCTAATGATTGTATAATAGCTACCTTCTTCTTATTACCACTTGACAGCTCTTCAAATTTTTTCCTTAACGGAAGGTCAAACTTTCGGCATAATTCTTCGCAGTATTCATCATCAAAATTGCTATAGAAACTTTTGTAGAATCTCAAAATTGTTTCCACTCTTTCGTCATCGTAGTAGTTAACTTCTCCAGGTACATATCCAATATTTTTGACAATATCTTTAAAATTCCTTTTGGTTACTCGCTGACCAAATATCTCAATAAGTCCATCATTTGGATTTAAGAATCCCATTATTGTACGTATTGTAGTTGTTTTCCCAGCACCGTTTGGTCCAACAAAACCTACGATCTCACCTTCGGATACTGAAAAACTGATATTCTCTATTGCCAATTTCTTGCCGTAATACTTAGTTAATCCAACAGTTTTCAATAGCAACATAGAAACACAACCACCTCTTTGTTATATTAAAACGAATCCCCCTCTTGCGAGGGGGGATTCGGAATCACCCACAATGCCAGATTATTTGTATTCTTCAGCTAAGTATTTCTTAATCTCCGTGTCGGCCTTCTTTATAGCTGTTTCCATATCGACTTTTCCATTAATGAAGTCGTTAAACATTGTGCTTACAACGTTTCTGATTTCGGTCCAGACAGAAAGTTGTGGATCCATTTTTGCGTTGTCAATCTGCTGCAATGGTATTTCGATGAGTGGGTCGGCTTTTGCCGCTTGTTTCCAAATGGTTGTCTGGAGTGCGGATCTTCTAACTGGCAAGTAACCTGTGTTCACAGCCCAGTAAGCCGTGACTTCTGGAGAAATAAGGTATTTCATGAATTCCCAGGCAGCACGTTTTTCATCTTCTTTAGCAGTGGAGAACATAATTATGTCTGTACCAGCAAATGGAACGTTTCTTGTCTTCCAAACTGGTACTGGCGCCCAGGCCCACTGGAATTTACCTTTGGTTGATTGTTCAACGTAAGTTCTTCCAGCTATTGTGTCTATATACATGAGAACGGTGCCTTGACCAAAGATATCGTTGAGATAACCGCCTTGAGCAAACGCAACTTTGTCGTCAAGCAGTTTTTTGAAGAACGAGAGTACTTCTCTTGTCTCTGGGGAATCAATTGCTGATACGTATTTGCCACTCTTGTCCTTCTTGACGATTTCTCCACCTCGCATCATGAGGAAAATCTGGAATGTATCAACTGTGGTTCTAAATGCAAAACCATAGACATCTGGTTTTCCGTCTTTATTTTTGTCTTTCGTAAGAGCTTTAGCAGCATAGAGAAGTTCGTTAATTGTTTTCGGTACACCTATACCTGCTGCAGAAAGTGCTGTTGCGTTGTAGTACATGATGTAAAGACTCTTGTTGAATGGAACAGCGTATACTGTGTTGCCCCATGTACAGTTGTCCCTGAACGCTTTGAAAACGTCTTCCCATTCTTCTTTCGTTATTCCTATCTTTGGATCGTTCATGTATTTGTTAAGCGGTTCTACAATCTTGCTTTGTAGCAACTTTGCTGTCCAGTTTGCGTATGCTTGAGATATTGTTGGGAGTTGACCTGCTTGTGCTCCAGCGAGAAGTTTCTGTTGAAGTGCGTTGTAGTTTCCAATGTAAATAGCCTCAACAACGATATCCGGGTGAGACTCGTTGAAGGCTTTAACAATCTGGTTCAGTGTTTCGCCTTGCGCACCACCCATAGCATGCCAGAAAACAACCTTAGTTGCAGCAAAGAAAGTCACTGAGAGAACTAATAAGAGTGTCAAAAAAATCTTCCTCATACCCTACACCTCCTACTGTGTGATTAGTAAAATCTTAAAAGAATTCATAAACCTCTGCGCCATAGCAGTATATTATACCACTAAAATTTCAAAGATTCATTAACTTTTTTAGATGTCCAATTTGAAAGAGCGAACAGGTCCTCCTTGTTTCCGAGCAATTTCGTTCAATTCACTTAAAATTTCTTCTTTTTTCAAGCCTAATTTCTCTAATTCTTCACCTATTGTTCCCCATTTCACATCACCGCACACAATAACCTTGATACCTTTTTCAAGTAAAGGCTGTATTAAGTATGGAAAATGTTCCGCAATTTCTTCGAAACTTGTATTTTCGGTTATGTATACCTCTTGATTGTTTTGAATGTTATCCATAAACTCTGCCTCCTACTCCATGCAAAACTTTATCAACCTTTGTTTAAAGCTATCACGCAACAACTTATATTATCAGGTTTTGCGCTCTTAAGTATTCTTACAGCCTCTAACATGGTATTACCAGTTGTCAAAACGTCATCGATTAGAATTATTTTCTTACCTTCTAAAAGTTTTGCTTCTTTTCTTAAGACGAACTTCCCTTTAACAGCCTCTGCCCTGTCTTTTGTTAGTAGTTGGTCTGTTTCACGAACGGCTTTCAGTGCATCTACCATTGGTATTCGTAACTTTTTTGAAAGTTCAATAGCAATAAGTCTCATATGGTCGTATCCACGTTTTTTCTTGGCACTTTTTGTCGCTGGAACGTATGTTATGAGTTCAACTGGTATGTTATTTACTACAACCGTTTTGTATAACATTTCACCAAAACTTTTTGCAAGCGAATGATGGTTTTTGAATTTATAAGCTAAGATGAATTCCCTAAGCTTATCTTCGTAAAATCCAAAATAATGGACTTCGTGGGGACCTACTTTTTGTGTTGTTATTGCAGGAGGACCATTGATTACCAAAGCACAATCTTTGCAAAGTCTTTTACCAAAACTTTGCGAACCACACACCACACATTCTGTGTCAGTCGTTAGGTTCAATACATTTTCAAATGTGTCCTCAAAATATCTAAACAGTTTTGATAAGTCGCTGTTAAATTTCAATGATTTCATACTCACGTGTTTCGGGGTTAAGAATCACAGCTGTAGCTTTCCCCGTGAGATAACCGCAAGATTCGCCTGGATTGATTACCAATGTGCGACCTTCTTTCCTAATATCAATTTGATGTGTATGACCGTAAAAGACGAAATCGTAAAGCTGGGATTTTATAGCAGGTATTAGTGCATAAGGTTCGTGCATCAGAAAGATTCTAAAACCGGACTCTTCCATTTCATATGGTTGGTTATGAAGTTTGTTTTGAAATTTCTGCATTAAGAACAATTTTTCGCCATCGTTATTACCAAATATACCTATGAACTTAACCCCTTCCAAAAGAAAATACGGAGCCATAAAAGGTGAAACTATATCCCCTAAATGAAATACATGTGTTATTTCTCTCTGCTTAGCAACTTCTATGAATTTCCTGATTTTAGGTATGTTGTCATGCGAATCACTTATTATCATCCACAGTTGACTGTGCTTGCTCGTTTTCTTGTTCGATTCCGTCGACATGCGAAACCTCCTCTCTGAACCCTGCAAATTTCCACATCAATAATATTCCAAGTAAAACAATAAGATAGTATGTTACAAGCCTAAACACAAATACCCCAGTCATAACAGCTTTTGGTTCATAAATGTGGGAGAAAACTAATTGGTAAAACCCTTCAACACCACCGCTTGAACCTGGAGTAGGGATATAAAAGACAATTGTATTGAGCATATTGACTACACCCCAGACAACATATAATGGAACGTTTCTGGCACTCACAGCTTCAATTGCGTACTTAATCATGAAAGATGGAATTAAAGATGTTAGTATGCCCAGGATGAAATCAACAATCAAGGTCCAGTAGTTCTTGCGGAACAGCTCTCTTGTCGATTTTGTCATCATATCGAGCCATTCTAAAGCCTTTCTTTCCCTTTCTTCAAGTTTTTTTGATTTTGTTACTCTCGAAAAGAATTTAAAGATAGCGAAAAGCAAGTCTCTGTTGGTGAACGTTAAAAGACCAGCTATTGTTATTCCAAATGTAACAAAGAACCCTACCATTATCAATGACAAACCGAGAGTGCCCTTAAGAACCCTGAGTATAATTTTCAGCATCATGATGTCTATCGTAAAGGTTATAAAGACGCTTTCAAACATTCTTGTTAGTGATATATTTGTAGCTTCGTGAGAGGGAATTCCTAACTTTGTAAGATGGTATATCTGAAAAGGCTGACCACCTATCGACATAGGAGTCACAAGAGAAAAGAACACTGTAAGGAAGAAATTTTCGAGTGATTGAAAAAAGGTTATTTTGTAACCTAAACTGCGCACAATAATCATTGTTCGGATAGCTTGAGAGCTGTAATCTGAAGCCATTAGTAAGATTAGAACAACTATAGCTTTGAATGGGTAGTTTTTAAGCGCACTTATAGGGTCTTGTTTTGCAAAGAAGATACCTATAATATTCACTATAGCTAAACCTATTACTAAAGCTATTAGCACGTTTTTTAGAATCTTCTTCACATCCAAGGAAATCTCCTCCTGGGAATAATATTATAATTTACCTCAGTCTAAATGCTCATCATTCAAATGTCGTTTAACAAAAATCACATCTTCTAATGTCGTAACTTTTATATTCATCCTGCTCCCGCTGATATAATAAACATCAATTCCGAATGCTGTAACTATTGATGCTTCGTCGGTGAAAGTGTGAAGAATCTCTATACATGATTCCATAGCACTCTTTATAATATGGTATTTAAAAGTTTGCGGTGTTTGATGAATGAATACCTTACTGCGCGGAATTATTTCATCTACTCTTTCACCGCTTTCGGAATAACTGACCGTATCGGTTGCGTTGATTGCCGTTACTACAGCGCCATAGTGTTTAGCGCACTCTATGTTCTTTTGAACAATTTCTTTACTTACAAGAGGACGTGCACCGTCATGGATAACAACGATGTCTTCTTCACTTGCAAAATTTTCTAAGAAAGCCAGTCCATTCCAAACGGAATGTTCTCTTGTGTCGCCACCAATCACAAAATCAAGCAAATTGATATATTCACGTAGCAATTTTTTGGTTTCATCCAAGTATTTTTCAGGACAGACAACAACTATTTTATCAAAGAGTTTGAAATCTACAAACTTTTGAACAACGAACTGTAACAATGTTTTTCTGCGAATTTCGTCGATAACATAGAATTGTTTAGGTTTATCCCAACCAAATCGAGCCCCAACACCCCCGAACATTAAAAGAGCGTATGCCTTTTGACTCATTTTTGCTGTTCACCCTTTTTCTTTCTTCTTTCTTCAACCAACTGCAAAAACTCATCTTCAGTTAAGGTTTTAACTCCAAATTTCTGTGCCTTTTGAAGTTTACTACCGGGATTCTCACCAACAATAAGGTAATCAGTTTTTCTTGAAACGTTATCGGTGTAATGTCCACCTAAAGATTCTATATATTTCTTTACTTCCTCCCTGGAGAAATTTTTAAGTGTTCCCGTTACACAAAACGTTAATCCAGATAAAACATCTTCCTTAACTTCGATATCGCTTTTCATATTAACACCGGCTTTTTTAAGTTTTTCTATTATCTCCTTTGTCTTAGGTAGCTTGAAGTAATCATATATACTTTTTGCAGTATCTTCGCCAATGCCCTCAACTAAAAGCAAGTCTGCAATCGATGCGTTTGCTAGTTCTTCCAACGAGCGGAATTTTCTTGCTAATATCTTTGCCGTTCTTTCGCCAACTCCGGGGATTCCAAGTCCAACAATCAACCTCTCTAGACTGACAGATTTAGCCCTCTCAATCTCTGACAATATGTTTGATATCATCTTAGGACCCAAACCGCTGATTTGAGCAAGGTCAAAGATGGTGAGGTAGAATATGTCTGCAATATCTTTGACCAACCCAGCGTCGACAAGCTTTGAGATAATCTTTGGTCCTAAGCCTTGAATGTCCAAAGCTTGTCTTGATACAAAGACCTCCAAATGCCTTTTCAATTTCGCCGGGCAATGTGGATTGAGACATTTGTATGCAACATACTCTTTCGATTCCTTTCCTACAGGACCACCACATACAGGACATTCATCGGGAACTGTTACAGGCTGCTCTTGACCAGTTCTTAGATCCTTAACGACATGAACAACTTGTGGTATTATCCCCCCAGCTTTCTCAATTAGCACATAATCTCCAATTCTTATATCCTTCTCCTTTATGTAGTCAAAGTTATGCAAAGAAGCGCGTTTAATCATAGTTCCTTCAAGTTCCACAGGTTCAAATTCGGCAACAGGCGTTATTACGCCGGTTCGACCTACCTGGTATGTTATACCTATGATTTTCGTCCTTGCTTGCTGTGCTGGGAATTTAAAAGCAATTGCCCAACGAGGAGATTTCGCAGTCCAACCTAGTTCGTTTTGTTTGGCAAAGTCGTTGACCTTTACGACAACACCATCAACCCAGTATTCAAGCTTGCTTCTCTCCTTAGACCAACTTCTCCAATACTCTATAACTTCCTCTATAGATTTACATAACTTGCTATGAGGATTCACTTTGAAATGCAGTTTTTTAAGAAACTCTAAAGCTTCCCATTGAGTTTTCAATCCGTATTGTTGCGGTTTAACAATGTAATACATGAAAGAGTCTAAGTTTCTCTTTGACACTTCGGCGGGGTCCAATAACTGTAATGTTCCTGCTGTTGCATTTCTTGGATTTGCAAATGGTGTTAGTCCTTCTTCTTCCCTCTGCTGGTTGTATTCCTCGAAATAACTAACAGGCATGAATATCTCTCCACGAACTTCAATAGTTAACGGTTCAGGCAGTCTGAGGGGTATTGATTTCACGGTCTTTACATTGGCGGTTACATCGTCACCTTTTAAACCATCGCCCCTTGTG contains these protein-coding regions:
- a CDS encoding ABC transporter permease; protein product: MTTFIIRRLLLLPLIVLGVSLIIFSLFQILGPDKLLASYVNPNVFDKLTPAELDALKEKYGLNKPFVERYGKWLFNALKGDLGWSQVGKEPVLKAIWSRFPYTLELALYALFPVVGVGIWLGVTAAVKRDKFLDHFIRIIAIIGWSFPDFVFGLLVLMVFYSVLGWFPPGNLSQWAEEIVKSPQYLKVTHLLTIDALINGRLDIFWDALRHIIGPVITLSFLWWAYLLRITRSSMLEVLSKEYVRTARAKGVPEKDVIHKHAKRNAMIPVVTVAGAMVIGLLSGTVIIEVIFNRTGIGRLAAEASVQLDYATVLGTTLFYSIILVLGNLIIDILYAVFDPRVRLG
- a CDS encoding ABC transporter permease, whose product is MNTEFRRVLRKIFRNPSAILGFSLLIFFILVAIFAPVIAKPLNPMMLDEEGKPMKLDNPYIMPIITWSSEPVPPSREHPFGMIQGRDIFYGVVWGTRTAFYIGLTVTILSTIFGIIIGSIAGYYGGWIDEILMRITDTFMSIPFLLAAMVLTTILGNGLDKVMIAMTVFGWMGAARLIRANILQVKEEQFVLAAKALGVKDFFIIIRHILPNTIFPVLIQASMRMGSLVITAAGLSFLGLGAPLGYADWGSMLNFTRNWILGTSGSAFTYWYAVFYPGMAMVLFVLAWNLVGDALRDVFDPRLK
- a CDS encoding ABC transporter ATP-binding protein gives rise to the protein MEKKQPLLSVRNLRTYFYTEDGVVKAVDGVDFDVYEGETLGIVGESGSGKSVTSLAIMRLLDPKGRIEEGSQIIFNGKNLLELSEDEMRKIRGNDIAMIFQEPMVALNPVFTIGEQIMEAILLHQDVDKKTARQMAIEMLRKVGIPEPEKRVDEYPHELSGGMRQRAMIAMALSCRPKLLIADEPTTALDVTIQAQILELMKELQEEYGMAIILITHDVGVIAENADRVVVMYGGKVMETTDVKTLFKKPKHPYTWGLLNSIPRLDVEQERLYSIPGMVPDPLHFPPGCRFSNRCDFKEERCTIEMPELVEVEPGHYSRCFFYHKLEEAQKILKAGEGA
- a CDS encoding ABC transporter ATP-binding protein: MMENRQAVTQTNNSPAKSEREVLLRIDNLVKHFPIRAGVFKRIVAWVKAVDGVSFEVYKGETVGLVGESGCGKTTVGMTLLRLYEPTSGRIIVEGEDTTHYFLPAWKAKKYVRKTYIERFKESGFVPKDDIDKKYYDIFTKKGEQGLIEYLTGDLQAKRLAFRREIQIVFQDPYSSLNPRMRIKNILAEGPLAHKMITKEQVIDTVGKALQEVGIHPTHMYRFPHEFSGGQRQRIGIARALLMNPKLIIADEAVAALDVSIRSQVINLMMDLQKEHDLTYLFISHDLSLIKYISSRVVVMYLGKVVETAPKKELFDEPLHPYTKALMSAIPVPNPEYKKQRIILQGDVPSPVNPPSGCPFHPRCPVAKPICSKEKPELREVKPEHFVACHFPGSL
- a CDS encoding ABC transporter permease subunit — translated: MKVFRWEFRRNLRPLIIWLVFIVGIQFMYSSLFQSFAGELFSTKIQLLPKGFLKIFGIQEIDFSNILHFFAMQGQIWIFLFATFYVMRLSSSIIVKEENERTVDFVLSKPISRRRYVFEKILLVSINLVIYDGVIALSLLYMFDKYKIKPFDIVQFWYIVLSFVAVHVFTALIGIITSTIFRKRNTADTVTLFLLGFFYILGLIARVYEKYSYIKKLTPFGIFDPADIIKTNSFNYKAFVFIILLYLACTIFSVLYYERKDIYA
- a CDS encoding ABC transporter ATP-binding protein, encoding MLLLKTVGLTKYYGKKLAIENISFSVSEGEIVGFVGPNGAGKTTTIRTIMGFLNPNDGLIEIFGQRVTKRNFKDIVKNIGYVPGEVNYYDDERVETILRFYKSFYSNFDDEYCEELCRKFDLPLRKKFEELSSGNKKKVAIIQSLAHKPKLIIMDEPTNGLDPFVQRLLYTTLEELRDKGVGILLSSHILSEVQRLCDRVIFIKEGHIVEPKRFEPNMKKIILKVADNAVEVIKWLLNDFPEITDLHQIDDGLILYMKWNTERFKKFIQNINFEDITIEDLSIEDIFEELYQPTIKVVDDTF
- a CDS encoding ABC transporter substrate-binding protein; this encodes MRKIFLTLLLVLSVTFFAATKVVFWHAMGGAQGETLNQIVKAFNESHPDIVVEAIYIGNYNALQQKLLAGAQAGQLPTISQAYANWTAKLLQSKIVEPLNKYMNDPKIGITKEEWEDVFKAFRDNCTWGNTVYAVPFNKSLYIMYYNATALSAAGIGVPKTINELLYAAKALTKDKNKDGKPDVYGFAFRTTVDTFQIFLMMRGGEIVKKDKSGKYVSAIDSPETREVLSFFKKLLDDKVAFAQGGYLNDIFGQGTVLMYIDTIAGRTYVEQSTKGKFQWAWAPVPVWKTRNVPFAGTDIIMFSTAKEDEKRAAWEFMKYLISPEVTAYWAVNTGYLPVRRSALQTTIWKQAAKADPLIEIPLQQIDNAKMDPQLSVWTEIRNVVSTMFNDFINGKVDMETAIKKADTEIKKYLAEEYK
- a CDS encoding ComF family protein — translated: MKSLKFNSDLSKLFRYFEDTFENVLNLTTDTECVVCGSQSFGKRLCKDCALVINGPPAITTQKVGPHEVHYFGFYEDKLREFILAYKFKNHHSLAKSFGEMLYKTVVVNNIPVELITYVPATKSAKKKRGYDHMRLIAIELSKKLRIPMVDALKAVRETDQLLTKDRAEAVKGKFVLRKEAKLLEGKKIILIDDVLTTGNTMLEAVRILKSAKPDNISCCVIALNKG
- a CDS encoding metallophosphoesterase, whose product is MSTESNKKTSKHSQLWMIISDSHDNIPKIRKFIEVAKQREITHVFHLGDIVSPFMAPYFLLEGVKFIGIFGNNDGEKLFLMQKFQNKLHNQPYEMEESGFRIFLMHEPYALIPAIKSQLYDFVFYGHTHQIDIRKEGRTLVINPGESCGYLTGKATAVILNPETREYEIIEI